In Salinibaculum sp. SYNS191, the genomic window ATCTCAGAAACTGTCACTTCAGCGGGCGCGAGCGAATCGGAGAGCGAACAGCCAGCCAGTGCTGTGAGCAGCATCGAGCCACCGAGCTGGAGGGCAGAGCGGCGCTTCATACATCACAGTAGTGTGATAGCTTTTGAATGTTTTTGGAAAGAGAGGTGTGACGAGGTGCGCAGTGCTGAATCCGATCACCGTATCGACCGATTTCACTCCTCACGGTCTCAACTCGCTGCCGTGCGAGATCCGCGCTCTGAATACAGCAGCACCTTCAGCAACTACTCAAACTCTGTCAGTAGCGCCGTGACCGATACAGAGCACGGTTCTCGCAATGCAGCAGGTCAAGAGTGTGAGTGCAGGAATCGGACGATACAGGTCTCTCCATGAGATTATCAGATATTAATAACTAATATATGGGTGCATCAGAACTCATCAACATGAAACGTCGTTCCTTTCTATTGATGAGTGCTTTCGGTCTCGCTGGCTGTACCGGAACTGATACCGAAGCCACTGAAACGCCGACATCCATTCAACTAACCGAAGAACCGCCAGCAACGCGAGAAAAAACCTCGACGGCCGCTGACTTCGAACCGCCAACGCAGACCCAAACCGAGACTCCGACGGAGACAGAGGCAGTTTCACCGACGGAAACGGACACGGAAACTGAGGCAGAGACAGCGACACGAACACCAGCGCCAGATCCGGGCCAAATTGAAGTTGTTGAGACGACGCTCTTTTCGGACAGTGCCATGTTCGGACCCGATAAATATGCGCAAGTAGACATCGAAAACCAGACGACGAATATACATGGATATGCAGAAGTTCATGTCGACTTTCTTAACGCAGACGGGGAGTCCATCGACACGGATCGG contains:
- a CDS encoding FxLYD domain-containing protein; amino-acid sequence: MKRRSFLLMSAFGLAGCTGTDTEATETPTSIQLTEEPPATREKTSTAADFEPPTQTQTETPTETEAVSPTETDTETEAETATRTPAPDPGQIEVVETTLFSDSAMFGPDKYAQVDIENQTTNIHGYAEVHVDFLNADGESIDTDRTNILAIPGESTWRAYLEYYGDQTVDEIDGRIVDQSRRIPITSPDGATVTESGDIRTSLDNPQVNGTIEVTEAFDFLEVLAPFYDTNGYLRQIGRDTESHLTADMTWKFTADATLDPPDDAAGISDYELLLTTD